A single region of the Mustela lutreola isolate mMusLut2 chromosome 2, mMusLut2.pri, whole genome shotgun sequence genome encodes:
- the PTPN23 gene encoding tyrosine-protein phosphatase non-receptor type 23 encodes MEAVPRMPMIWLDLKEAGDFLFQPAVKKFVLKNYGENPEAYNEELKKLELLRQNAVRVPRDFEGCSVLRKYLGQLHYLQSRVPMGSGQEAAVPVTWTEIFSGKSVAHEDIKYEQACILYNLGALHSMLGAMDKRVSEEGMKVSCTHFQCAAGAFAYLREHFPQAYSVDMSRQILSLNVNLMLGQAQECLLEKSMLDNRKSFLVARISAQVVDYYKEACRALENPDTASLLGRIQKDWKKLVQMKIYYFAAVAHLHMGKQAEEQQKFGERVAYFQSALDKLNEAIKLAKGQPDTVQDALRFAMDVIGGKYNSAKKDNDFIYHEAVPALDTLQPVKGAPLVKPLPVNPTDPAVTGPDIFAKLVPMAAHEASSLYSEEKAKLLREMMAKIEDKNEVLDQFMDSMQLDPETVDNLDAYNHIPPQLMEKCAALSVRPDTVRNLVQSMQALSGVFTDVEASLKDIRELLEEDELLEQKLQEALGQAGASPAGSKAELSEVRRDWAKYMEVHEKASFTNSELHRAMNLHVGNLRLLSGPLDQVRAALPTPALTPEDKAVLQNLKRILAKVQEMRDQRVSLEQQLRELIQKDDITASLVTADHSEMKKLFEEQLKKYDQLRVYLEQNLAAQDNVLRALTEANVQYAAVRRVLSELDQKWNSTLQTLVASYEAYEDLMKKSQEGKDFYADLESKVAALLERAQSTCQAREAARQQLLDRELKKKPPPRPTAPKPLLSRREEGEAAETGDLPEELRSLPPDMVAGPRPPETYLGTATPLHFPPSPFPSSVGPAPHYLSGPVPPCTYSGPSQVLQPRAPQVPGHPAMAIAPGPALYSAPAYAPELGLVPRSSPQHGVVSSPYRGVGPPPPVAGLPSAPPPQFSGPEMAMGVRPATTTVDSVQAPISSHTAPRPNPSPVPPQPCFPVPPPQPQLLPAPYTYPMGAKPPLTAPPTQHHFPPGIPPGFPAPRVGPQPHPAGVAFGPQPPQQPLPLQHPNLFPPPAPGRVPPQAPYPFAPQSGVLGQPTPPLHTPLYPGPSQDPLPPHSGALPFPTPGPPQSPHPTLAYGPAPSPRPLGPQAAPLSIRGPSPAGQPTPNPHLVPSPAPSPGPGPVPPRPPAAEPPPCARRGTAAADLLSSSPESQHGGTQPPGGGQPLLQPTKVDAAEGRRPQALRLIERDPYEHPERLQQLQRELEAFRGQLGDAAALDAMWRELQDAQEHDARGRSIAIARCYSLKNRHQDVMPYDSNRVVLRSGKDDYINASRVEGLSPYCPPLVATQAPLPGTAADFWLMVHEQKVSVIVMLVSEAEMEKQKVARYFPTERGQPMVHGALSLALSSVRATETHVERVLSLQFRDQSLKRSLVHLHFPTWPELGLPDSPSNLLRFIQEVHAHCLHQRPLHTPVVVHCSSGVGRTGAFALLYAAVQEVEAGNGIPELPRLVRRMRQQRKHMLQEKLHLRFCHEAVVRHVEQVLQRHGVPPPGRPSAGTSVSQKNHLPQDSQDLVLGGDVPISSIQATIAKLSIRPPGALDSPAASIPGPVEPPGLPPASLPESTQLPPSSPPPLSSPQPEAPQPEEEQPVPEAPSLGPPSSSLELLASLTPEAFSLDNSLRGKQRMSKQNFLQAHNGQGLRAARATDDPLSLLDPLWTLNKT; translated from the exons ATGGAGGCCGTACCCCGCATGCCCATGATCTGGCTGGACCTGAAGGAGGCTGGTGACTTCCTCTTCCAGCCGGCCGTGAAGAAG tTTGTCCTAAAGAATTACGGAGAGAACCCAGAAGCCTACAATGAGGAACTGAAGAAGCTGGAGTTGCTCAGACAG AATGCTGTCCGTGTCCCACGGGACTTTGAGGGCTGCAGTGTGCTCCGCAAGTACCTGGGCCAGCTTCACTACCTGCAGAGTCGGGTCCCCATGGGCTCGGGCCAGGAGGCCGCCGTTCCTGTCACCTG GACCGAGATCTTCTCTGGCAAGTCTGTGGCCCATGAGGACATCAAATACGAGCAGGCTTGCATTCTCTACAACCTTG GGGCGCTGCATTCCATGCTGGGGGCCATGGACAAGCGGGTGTCTGAGGAG ggcaTGAAGGTCTCCTGTACGCATTTCCAGTGTGCAGCAGGCGCCTTTGCCTACCTGCGTGAGCACTTCCCTCAGGCCTACAGTGTGGACATGAGTCGCCAGATCCTCTCTCTCAACGTCAACCTCATGCTG GGCCAGGCTCAGGAGTGCCTTCTGGAGAAGTCAATGTTGGACAACAGGAAGAGCTTTCTGGTGGCCCGCATCAGTGCACAG GTAGTAGATTACTACAAGGAGGCATGCCGGGCCTTGGAGAACCCCGACACCGCCTCACTGCTGGGCCGGATCCAGAAGGACTGGAAGAAGCTTGTCCAGATGAAGATCTACTACTTTGCAGCTGTGGCTCAT CTGCACATGGGGAAGCAGGCGGAGGAGCAGCAGAAGTTTGGGGAGCGG GTCGCATATTTCCAGAGTGCCCTGGACAAGCTCAATGAAGCCATCAAGTTGGCCAAG GGCCAGCCTGACACCGTGCAGGACGCACTGCGCTTTGCTATGGACGTCATTGGGGGAAA GTACAATTCTGCCAAAAAGGACAATGACTTCATCTACCACGAGGCTGTCCCAGCACTGGACACCCTTCAGCCTGTAAAAG gcgcccccttggtGAAGCCCTTACCAGTGAACCCCACAGACCCTGCTGTTACAGGCCCTGACATCTTTGCCAAACTGGTACCTATGGCTGCTCACGAAGCCTCGTCGCTCTacag TGAGGAGAAGGCCAAGCTGCTTCGGGAGATGATGGCCAAGATTGAGGACAAGAATGAGGTCCTGGA tcaGTTCATGGATTCAATGCAGCTGGACCCTGAGACTGTGGACAACCTTGATGCGTACAACCACATCCCGCCCCAGCTCATGGAGAAGTGCGCAGCTCTCAGTGTCCGGCCTGATACTGTCAGGAACCTTGTGCAGTCCATGCAAG CGCTGTCAGGTGTGTTCACGGATGTGGAAGCCTCCCTGAAGGACATCAGGGAGCTGCTGGAGGAGGACGAGCTGCTTGAGCAGAAGCTGCAGGAGGCCCTGGGCCAGGCCGGGGCCAGCCCGGCGGGCTCCAAGGCAGAGCTGTCTGAGGTGAGGCGCGACTGGGCTAAGTACATGGAGGTCCACGAGAAGGCCTCCTTCACCAACAGCGAGTTGCACCGGGCCATGAATCTGCACGTGGGCAACCTGCGCCTGCTCAGTGGGCCGCTGGACCAGGTCCGGGCTGCCCTGCCCACGCCAGCCCTCACCCCGG AGGACAAGGCTGTGCTGCAGAACCTGAAGCGTATCCTGGCCAAGGTGCAGGAGATGCGGGACCAGCGTGTGTCCCTGGAGCAGCAGCTGCGGGAGCTGATCCAGAAGGATGATATCACGGCCTCGCTGGTTACTGCCGACCACTCAGAGATGAAG AAGCTGTTTGAGGAGCAGCTGAAGAAGTATGACCAGCTGCGGGTGTACCTGGAGCAGAACCTGGCGGCCCAGGACAACGTCCTCCGGGCACTGACCGAGGCCAACGTGCAGTATGCGGCCGTGCGGCGGGTGCTCAGTGAGCTGGACCAAAA GTGGAACTCTACACTCCAGACCCTGGTGGCCTCCTACGAAGCCTATGAGGACCTGATGAAGAAGTCCCAGGAGGGCAAGGACTTCTACGCGGACCTGGAGAGCAAGGTGGCTGCTCTCTTGGAGCGGGCGCAGTCCACCTGCCAGGCCCGTGAGGCTGCGCGCCAGCAGCTCCTGGACAG GGAGCTAAAGAAGAAGCCGCCCCCACGGCCCACGGCCCCGAAGCCACTACTGTCCcggagggaagagggggaggcagcGGAGACAGGAGACCTGCCCGAGGAGCTGCGCAGCCTGCCCCCTGACATGGTGGCCGGCCCACGGCCACCGGAAACCTACTTGGGAACTGCTACCCCACTCCACTTtcctcccagccccttccccagttCTGTGGGCCCAGCACCCCACTATCTCTCAGGTCCCGTTCCTCCTTGTACCTACTCAGGCCCCAGCCAGGTGTTGCAGCCCAGGGCCCCCCAGGTCCCAGGCCACCCTGCAATGGCCATCGCCCCTGGACCTGCCCTCTACTCAGCCCCTGCCTACGCACCGGAGTTGGGCCTTGTCCCCCGGTCCTCCCCACAGCATGGTGTGGTGAGCAGTCCCTATAGGGGTGTAGGCCCCCCCCCGCCAGTTGCAGGTCTGCCCTCAGCCCCACCTCCCCAGTTCTCAGGCCCTGAGATGGCCATGGGGGTTCGGCCAGCCACCACCACTGTAGATAGTGTGCAGGCCCCCATCTCCAGCCACACCGCACCACGGCCAAACCCCAGCCCTgttcctccccagccctgcttccCGGTGCCCCCACCACAGCCGCAACTACTGCCCGCACCCTACACCTACCCTATGGGAGCCAAGCCGCCCCTCACAGCTCCCCCAACCCAGCACCACTTTCCTCCTGGGATTCCCCCAGGTTTTCCAGCCCCTAGGGTTGGGCCCCAGCCTCATCCCGCAGGAGTGGCATTTGGGCCCCAGCCCCCCCAGCAGCCCCTTCCACTCCAGCATCCAAACCTCTTCCCACCCCCGGCTCCAGGGCGGGTCCCCCCTCAAGCTCCCTACCCTTTTGCCCCTCAATCTGGTGTCCTGGGACAGCCAACACCACCCCTGCACACACCCCTCTACCCGGGCCCCTCTCAGgaccctctgcccccccactcaggggctctgcccttccccacccctggtccacctcagtctccccatcccACCCTGGCATATggtcctgccccttcccccaggcccctgggcccCCAGGCGGCCCCTCTCTCCATCCGGGGTCCCTCACCTGCTGGCcagcccacccccaacccccatctgGTGCCTTCACCTGCCCCGTCACCAGGGCCTGGCCCGGTGCCACCTCGGCCCCCTGCTGCAGAGCCGCCCCCATGTGCGCGCCGGGGCACTGCGGCCGCAGACCTGTTATCCTCCAGCCCGGAGAGTCAGCACGGAGGCACGCAGCCCCCTGGGGGTGGGCAGCCCCTGCTGCAGCCTACAAAGGTGGACGCGGCCGAGGGCCGCCGCCCACAAGCCCTGCGGCTGATTGAGAGGGACCCCTACGAGCACCCCGAGAGGCTGCAGCAGTTGCAGCGGGAGCTGGAGGCCTTTCGAGGCCAGCTGGGGGACGCAGCGGCCCTGGACGCCATGTGGCGAGAGCTGCAGGATGCCCAGGAACACGACGCCCGTGGCCGGTCCATTGCCATTGCCCGCTGCTACTCCCTGAAGAACCGGCACCAGGATGTCATGCCCTACGACAGTAACCGCGTGGTGCTGCGCTCGGGTAAGGACGACTACATCAACGCCAGCCGTGTGGAAGGGCTCTCACCCTACTGCCCGCCTTTGgtggccacccaggcgccgctgcCTGGTACAGCCGCAGACTTCTGGCTCATGGTGCATGAGCAAAAGGTGTCGGTCATTGTCATGCTGGTGTCTGAGGCAGAGATGGAGAAG CAAAAGGTGGCACGCTACTTCCCCACCGAGAGGGGCCAGCCCATGGTGCACGGTGCCCTGAGCCTGGCCCTAAGCAGCGTTCGGGCCACGGAGACCCATGTGGAGCGCGTGCTGAGCCTGCAGTTCCGGGACCAGAGCCTCAAGCGCTCGCTCGTGCACCTCCACTTCCCCACTTGGCCTGAGCT GGGCCTGCCGGACAGCCCCAGCAACCTGCTGCGCTTCATCCAGGAGGTGCATGCGCACTGCCTGCACCAGCGGCCACTGCACACGCCCGTCGTCGTGCACTGCAG CTCGGGGGTGGGCCGCACGGGAGCCTTCGCGCTGCTCTACGCCGCCGTGCAGGAGGTGGAGGCTGGGAATGGGATCCCCGAGCTGCCTCGGCTGGTGCGGCGCATGCGGCAGCAGAGGAAACACATGCTGCAGGAGAAA CTGCACCTCAGGTTCTGCCACGAGGCAGTGGTGAGACATGTGGAGCAGGTCCTGCAGCGCCATGGTGTGCCTCCTCCGGGCAGACCGTCGGCCGGCACCAGCGTCAGCCAGAAG AACCACCTTCCTCAGGACTCCCAGGACCTGGTCCTCGGTGGGGACGTGCCCATCAGCTCCATCCAGGCTACCATTGCCAAGCTCAGCATCCGGCCTCCTGGGGCCCTGGATTCTCCGGCTGCCAGCATCCCAGGCCCCGTAGAGCCCCCGGGCCTGCCACCAGCCAGCCTCCCAGAGTCCACTCAGCTcccgccctcctccccaccccccctctcttCACCCCAGCCCGAGGCCCCCCAGCCTGAGGAGGAACAACCAGTACCTGAGGCCCCCAGCCTGgggcccccctcctcctccctcgaGCTGTTGGCCTCCCTAACTCCCGAGGCCTTTTCTCTGGACAACTCCTTGCGAGGAAAGCAGCGGATGAGCAAGCAGAACTTTCTGCAAGCCCATAATGGTCAGGGTCTCAGGGCTGCCCGGGCCACTGATGACCCCCTCAGCCTTCTGGATCCACTCTGGACACTTAACAAGACCTGA